The following coding sequences are from one Enterococcus sp. 4G2_DIV0659 window:
- a CDS encoding M42 family metallopeptidase has product MLIELTNAKGVPGNEGEVRELFKKYAEPFADKIMYDGLGSIIAKRVGDKEGPKIFFSGHLDEVGFMVTQITDKGFIKFQTLGGWWGQVMLAQQVQIKTGQGKVFHGVIGSKPPHVLTPDARKQPYDVADMFIDIGASSDKQVAEWGIKPGDMITPYIDYRRMNDTKFMLAKAWDNRIGTAVSLKVLENLALEGHPNILFAGSDVQEEVGLRGAQTSTHLVDPDIAFALDTGTAGDTPGMTPKEADSELGKGPQILIFDASMIPHKKLRDFVIQVAEENNIPFQYTVITGGGTDAGRMHLTRNGVPSLAITVPVRYLHSHTSMIHEDDYLNTVKLVTEVVKRLDKNTVAKIREY; this is encoded by the coding sequence ATGTTAATAGAACTTACAAATGCTAAAGGTGTACCTGGTAATGAAGGTGAAGTTAGAGAGTTATTTAAGAAATATGCTGAACCTTTTGCAGATAAAATTATGTACGATGGCTTAGGCAGTATTATAGCAAAACGTGTAGGTGACAAAGAAGGCCCAAAAATTTTCTTTTCAGGTCATCTAGATGAAGTTGGTTTTATGGTGACACAAATTACGGATAAAGGATTTATCAAATTCCAAACCCTTGGTGGCTGGTGGGGACAAGTGATGTTAGCCCAACAAGTACAAATTAAAACAGGACAAGGAAAAGTATTCCATGGTGTAATTGGCTCAAAACCACCTCATGTTTTAACACCAGATGCTAGAAAACAACCTTATGATGTCGCTGATATGTTTATCGATATTGGTGCATCTAGCGATAAACAAGTAGCCGAGTGGGGCATAAAACCTGGTGATATGATCACACCATATATTGACTATCGCCGGATGAATGATACTAAATTTATGTTGGCTAAAGCGTGGGATAATCGAATTGGTACGGCTGTATCATTAAAAGTTTTAGAAAATCTAGCGTTAGAAGGTCATCCAAATATTTTATTTGCTGGTAGTGATGTACAAGAAGAAGTTGGTCTACGCGGGGCACAAACAAGTACTCACCTAGTTGATCCAGATATTGCATTTGCTTTAGATACTGGCACAGCAGGTGATACACCAGGAATGACGCCTAAAGAGGCCGATTCAGAATTAGGGAAAGGACCACAAATCTTGATTTTTGATGCATCGATGATTCCACATAAAAAATTACGAGATTTTGTGATTCAGGTAGCAGAAGAAAATAATATTCCTTTCCAATATACGGTGATTACAGGTGGCGGAACTGATGCTGGAAGAATGCATTTAACTAGAAATGGTGTACCATCCTTAGCGATTACTGTACCTGTACGTTATTTACATTCACATACATCGATGATCCATGAAGATGATTATTTAAATACAGTTAAATTAGTGACAGAGGTTGTTAAACGATTAGATAAAAATACTGTTGCGAAAATTCGCGAGTACTAA
- the dltD gene encoding D-alanyl-lipoteichoic acid biosynthesis protein DltD gives MSMKKKIIGIFGPIVLSVLLLIVFFFAPFKIDLDSKKVLADASTSMATNVLKGNAIKNKAIASKEYVPFFGSSELSRISSFHPAALAAKYDRSYRPFLLGAPGTQSLTQAMMMQSMGESLSHKKVVFILSPQWFVKHGVTNDYFNAYFSDLQTYQWVNNLTIITEDDKYLAQRLLDFPKVKQDKRLTNALSSIKTGELPNTSDKDYIHLMVNMFSREDQLFGKIGMISKEQAIIKAERRLPETYNDADLDQLAVTIGEKATNNNKFEISNSFYNKRVKKNLHRLENSQKDWDYRFSPEFSDLQLVLSQLAQDNAEVLFIIPPVNKHWTDFTGLSQEMLQGFAKKVKYQLESQGFTNIADFTKESDTKYFMADTIHLGWRGWLATDQYVAPFLEKKSGKQPKYTLDESFYSKEWQQKNPDELNP, from the coding sequence ATGAGTATGAAGAAAAAAATTATCGGCATTTTCGGACCGATTGTATTATCTGTATTGTTGCTTATCGTTTTTTTCTTTGCGCCATTCAAAATAGACCTAGACAGTAAAAAGGTTTTAGCAGACGCTTCTACGTCTATGGCAACGAATGTGTTAAAAGGAAATGCAATTAAAAATAAGGCTATAGCTTCAAAAGAATACGTTCCATTTTTTGGTTCTTCTGAATTGAGTCGCATCAGTTCCTTCCATCCAGCAGCGTTAGCAGCGAAATATGATCGAAGTTACCGTCCATTTTTATTGGGGGCACCAGGCACCCAATCGTTGACTCAGGCAATGATGATGCAATCTATGGGAGAAAGCCTTTCTCATAAAAAGGTTGTTTTTATCCTTTCTCCTCAGTGGTTTGTTAAACATGGCGTAACCAATGATTATTTTAATGCGTATTTTTCTGATTTACAAACCTACCAATGGGTTAATAACTTGACGATAATTACAGAAGACGATAAATATTTGGCTCAGCGCTTGTTAGATTTTCCTAAAGTGAAACAAGACAAACGTTTAACAAATGCATTAAGCAGTATTAAAACTGGTGAGTTACCAAATACATCAGATAAAGATTATATTCATTTGATGGTCAATATGTTTTCAAGAGAAGATCAGTTATTTGGTAAAATTGGCATGATAAGTAAAGAACAGGCTATAATAAAAGCTGAAAGACGCTTGCCTGAAACATACAATGACGCTGATCTAGATCAATTGGCTGTAACGATTGGTGAAAAAGCGACAAATAATAATAAGTTTGAAATTTCTAATTCGTTTTATAATAAACGAGTGAAAAAGAATTTACATCGTTTGGAAAATTCCCAAAAAGATTGGGACTATCGTTTTTCTCCAGAGTTTTCCGATTTACAATTGGTTCTTAGTCAACTCGCTCAAGATAATGCGGAGGTGTTGTTTATTATTCCGCCAGTCAATAAGCATTGGACAGACTTCACAGGCCTGTCACAAGAAATGCTTCAAGGGTTTGCGAAAAAAGTCAAATATCAATTGGAAAGTCAAGGCTTTACTAATATTGCAGATTTCACGAAAGAAAGTGATACGAAATATTTTATGGCTGATACGATTCATTTGGGATGGCGAGGGTGGCTGGCTACGGATCAATATGTGGCACCATTCCTTGAAAAAAAATCTGGAAAACAACCAAAATATACATTAGACGAATCTTTTTATTCAAAAGAATGGCAACAAAAAAATCCAGATGAGCTAAATCCATAA
- the dltC gene encoding D-alanine--poly(phosphoribitol) ligase subunit DltC — translation MNIEETILDILEEITGTDEVKENREVDLFEEGLMDSLATVQLLVEVDGQLGVQVPVSEFDRDQWNTPNKIIEQVKALQ, via the coding sequence ATGAATATAGAAGAAACGATTTTAGATATTTTAGAAGAAATCACAGGGACCGATGAAGTTAAAGAAAATCGAGAAGTAGATCTCTTTGAAGAAGGCCTGATGGATTCACTAGCAACTGTTCAGCTTTTAGTTGAAGTGGACGGACAATTAGGTGTACAAGTACCTGTTTCAGAATTTGACCGAGATCAGTGGAATACACCTAATAAGATTATTGAACAAGTGAAAGCATTGCAATAA
- the dltB gene encoding D-alanyl-lipoteichoic acid biosynthesis protein DltB, whose protein sequence is MIDFPHMIPYANPIYFIYLLIALAPMIITLLTKGKRWSWYQVLITLVFLYISFGGESWKQGVALIIYVFWQTILVWFYFHYRQKKNASSVFYLAVFLAILPLFLYKVLPFVTGHTSLFGFLGISYLTFKSVQIIMETRDGLIKEYNMFRYIEFLLFFPTISSGPIDRYRRFEKDVENPPTPEKYVDFLGKGIHNFFLGFLYKFIIGYYFGQVLMPVVAKSAEKTGGLTWELVAYMYIYSMYLFFDFAGYSLFAVGTSYLMGYDTPVNFNKPFLSWNIKEFWNRWHMTLSFWFRDYVYMRLMFALIKKKVFKSRIVASNVGYFALFLLMGVWHGLTWYYLVYGLYHATLICLTDAWLRFKKKHKEKIPSNKFTHAFAIFLTFNAVCFSFLIFSGFLDTLFFK, encoded by the coding sequence ATGATCGATTTTCCTCATATGATTCCTTATGCGAATCCGATTTATTTTATCTATTTATTGATTGCTCTTGCGCCGATGATCATTACATTATTAACTAAAGGAAAACGCTGGTCTTGGTATCAAGTGTTGATTACATTAGTGTTTTTATATATTAGTTTTGGCGGTGAAAGTTGGAAGCAAGGTGTTGCGCTGATTATTTATGTTTTTTGGCAAACGATTTTGGTTTGGTTTTATTTCCACTATCGACAAAAGAAAAATGCTAGTAGTGTCTTTTATTTGGCGGTTTTTTTAGCAATTTTACCATTGTTTTTATATAAAGTACTGCCTTTTGTAACAGGACATACGTCATTGTTTGGATTTTTAGGTATTTCTTATTTGACGTTTAAATCGGTGCAAATCATTATGGAAACACGAGATGGTTTGATTAAAGAATATAATATGTTTAGATACATTGAATTTCTATTATTCTTTCCAACAATCTCATCAGGGCCAATTGATCGCTATCGTCGCTTTGAAAAAGATGTGGAAAATCCACCAACACCTGAAAAATATGTTGATTTTTTAGGTAAAGGTATTCATAATTTTTTCCTTGGCTTTTTATATAAATTTATTATTGGTTATTATTTTGGCCAAGTGTTGATGCCTGTTGTTGCAAAAAGTGCGGAGAAAACAGGTGGACTGACTTGGGAATTGGTTGCTTATATGTATATTTATAGTATGTACTTATTCTTTGATTTTGCTGGGTATAGTTTATTTGCTGTTGGAACGAGTTATTTGATGGGGTACGATACACCTGTCAACTTCAATAAACCATTTTTAAGCTGGAACATCAAGGAGTTTTGGAATCGTTGGCACATGACCCTGTCTTTTTGGTTCCGTGATTATGTGTACATGCGTTTGATGTTTGCATTGATTAAAAAGAAAGTGTTCAAAAGTCGAATTGTTGCTTCTAATGTTGGTTACTTTGCCTTATTCTTGCTTATGGGTGTTTGGCATGGATTAACCTGGTATTATCTTGTCTATGGATTGTATCACGCGACATTGATCTGTTTAACAGATGCTTGGCTTCGTTTTAAGAAGAAACATAAAGAAAAAATTCCATCCAATAAATTCACTCATGCATTTGCGATTTTCTTAACTTTTAATGCAGTTTGCTTTAGCTTCTTGATTTTTTCAGGATTTTTAGATACATTATTCTTTAAATAG
- the dltA gene encoding D-alanine--poly(phosphoribitol) ligase subunit DltA — protein MTILNIIETIDRWGMKDAERPAYIESNRTYTYGELKKDSDAIAAYLKEHVERSRPVVVYGELEVEMLACFLGASKAGHAYIPIEAHTPKDRVEMILEVAKPAVIFSIKEWPEITTTAEVISLERLRTVCMETVPVNDLNPVAGSETYYIIFTSGTTGVPKGVQISHTNLLSFVNWELSDFGISEGMRFLSQAPYSFDLSVMDLYPALASGGSLTPLRKDIINDFKQLFKTLPTLDIEVWVSTPSFMDICLMEPTFDGEHAASLKVFLFCGEELPKETARKLLERFPNASIFNTYGPTEATVAISGVEVTKDLLDTYNRVPIGYVKKDTTVYIMAGDQELSAGEVGEIVIAGPSVSKGYLHNPEKTAEAFFEYKGQPAYRTGDAGKLSNGMLIYDGRIDFQVKLHGYRIELEEIDHHLAEVSYVKQATVVPKYQEHKVQQLIAFVVANPHEFEKEFKLTKAIKEELSHLVMDYMIPQKFIYVEQLPLTANGKIDRKGLMNEVNAT, from the coding sequence ATGACGATTTTAAATATTATTGAAACGATCGATCGTTGGGGGATGAAGGATGCTGAGCGCCCCGCTTATATTGAATCAAATAGAACCTATACTTATGGAGAATTAAAAAAAGATTCTGACGCAATTGCCGCATATTTAAAAGAACATGTGGAGCGATCACGTCCAGTAGTTGTTTATGGAGAATTAGAAGTTGAAATGCTTGCCTGCTTTTTAGGTGCATCAAAAGCAGGTCATGCTTATATTCCAATTGAAGCTCATACACCAAAAGACAGAGTTGAAATGATTCTAGAGGTGGCAAAGCCAGCAGTAATTTTTTCTATTAAAGAATGGCCGGAGATAACTACGACGGCTGAGGTTATTTCTTTAGAAAGATTGCGAACAGTTTGCATGGAGACAGTGCCTGTAAATGATTTAAACCCTGTGGCAGGGTCAGAAACGTATTATATTATTTTTACTTCTGGAACAACAGGTGTTCCTAAAGGGGTTCAAATCAGTCATACTAATCTTTTGAGCTTTGTTAATTGGGAATTGTCTGACTTTGGTATTTCAGAAGGCATGCGCTTTTTATCCCAAGCGCCTTATTCATTTGATTTATCAGTCATGGATCTATATCCAGCATTAGCTTCTGGAGGATCATTAACACCTTTACGTAAAGATATAATCAATGATTTTAAACAATTGTTTAAAACCTTACCTACCTTAGACATTGAAGTCTGGGTTTCGACACCATCCTTTATGGATATTTGTTTGATGGAACCAACATTTGATGGAGAACATGCAGCGAGTTTAAAGGTCTTTCTTTTTTGTGGGGAAGAGTTGCCTAAAGAAACAGCACGTAAATTACTTGAACGTTTCCCGAATGCTAGTATTTTTAATACGTATGGTCCAACAGAAGCGACTGTAGCTATTTCAGGGGTTGAAGTAACGAAAGACTTATTAGATACGTACAATCGTGTACCAATAGGCTATGTAAAAAAAGATACGACTGTCTACATCATGGCTGGTGATCAGGAACTATCAGCTGGTGAGGTGGGAGAAATTGTTATTGCAGGTCCAAGTGTATCTAAAGGGTATCTGCATAACCCAGAAAAAACAGCGGAAGCGTTCTTTGAATACAAGGGGCAACCTGCTTATCGAACGGGTGATGCTGGCAAATTAAGTAATGGTATGCTGATTTATGATGGACGAATTGATTTTCAAGTAAAATTGCACGGATATCGTATTGAATTAGAAGAGATCGATCATCATCTGGCTGAAGTTTCGTATGTGAAACAAGCAACGGTTGTACCTAAGTATCAGGAACATAAAGTTCAACAACTAATTGCTTTTGTCGTTGCTAATCCTCATGAGTTTGAGAAAGAATTCAAATTGACCAAAGCAATCAAAGAAGAATTGAGCCATCTAGTGATGGATTATATGATTCCACAGAAATTTATTTACGTTGAACAATTACCGCTTACTGCAAATGGAAAGATTGATCGCAAAGGATTGATGAATGAGGTGAATGCGACATGA
- a CDS encoding teichoic acid D-Ala incorporation-associated protein DltX — protein MSNFFNRPNVQYWGKFIGRTVFYFVILLVLIYLYHYKNIDGGTFIYNEF, from the coding sequence ATGAGCAATTTTTTTAATCGCCCCAATGTACAATATTGGGGAAAATTTATTGGCAGAACCGTCTTTTATTTTGTAATATTGTTAGTGTTAATCTATTTATATCACTATAAAAATATTGATGGTGGAACATTTATTTATAATGAATTTTAA
- a CDS encoding ABC transporter permease, producing the protein MIFRLSWKNFKGQFLNYLVYFVSMTFAVVVYYCFSAITYNRSLISRAGQEVHINNAMSLGGGLVVIMILGFMFAANHFFLLKRQREIGLYHLIGMRKGQISFLFFIETLILGAVSLVTGLILGIVFSKLFSMILAKAMFLHVESLFFISIPSMIQTSIAFVFMLLVVSIRSTWLIYRYRVSKLFQLLKKSNKDLNKLSIISVGLGILGILFIGAGYYLSYQVVSFATFLMGTKIGSAGFLLAPLFIMAICILGTYLFFKHTIYLVVYLLGKDKSNYYRNLNMLALGNTKIHIRRGSNTLSSVTVFIAIALGMIGGAASAYTIGMNSVNVTAPTDFIVAEDSFKKVEQIIKKEPDTTIDSVVKLRYKLTGSQFHLKIGQEQNQPTLSPINLLALSNYREFQKINPYLKNLELKNKNDIVILDSIQNVLGGFVRYDSKFRIQGGLTFHVSEIRSDYLGQDLLRYTFPTVIISDEQFQKINTGLDYTLMAFNVNTKDEESLANTLADAVKPQWISPVYYDYKLINNQIEGYTTKTTQQVDDKNSDEFKENNEQEFWQLNYTNRFSESRYQRRAMGVFIYVAMFLGILALIITGSILMLQQFSEAEREKESYDLLKKIGIPKKEITKLVYQQNSIIFFPPMIIGVLHATFAVYVFSKIITSSGYWLAYLACGILILIYLAYYFLTSAIYSRIIHGKDR; encoded by the coding sequence ATGATTTTTAGATTGTCATGGAAAAATTTCAAAGGGCAATTCCTTAACTATTTGGTCTATTTTGTTAGTATGACATTTGCTGTAGTTGTTTATTACTGTTTTAGCGCTATTACATATAATAGAAGTTTGATTAGCAGAGCAGGTCAAGAAGTCCATATCAATAATGCTATGAGCTTAGGCGGCGGCTTGGTCGTTATCATGATTTTAGGCTTCATGTTTGCTGCGAATCATTTTTTCCTATTAAAAAGGCAAAGAGAAATAGGGCTCTATCATTTAATTGGTATGCGTAAAGGACAAATATCCTTTTTATTTTTTATTGAAACGTTAATTTTAGGTGCTGTTTCTTTGGTAACTGGGCTTATTTTAGGCATTGTTTTTTCCAAACTTTTCTCAATGATACTTGCAAAAGCGATGTTTTTACATGTAGAAAGTCTTTTTTTTATTTCAATTCCTTCGATGATTCAAACAAGCATTGCTTTTGTTTTTATGCTTTTAGTGGTATCGATTAGAAGTACTTGGTTAATTTATCGTTATCGAGTATCCAAGCTATTCCAATTGCTAAAAAAAAGCAATAAAGACCTAAATAAATTGTCTATCATAAGCGTTGGTTTAGGCATACTAGGTATTCTATTTATAGGAGCAGGCTATTATTTATCTTATCAAGTTGTCTCTTTTGCGACCTTTTTGATGGGAACGAAAATTGGTTCGGCAGGTTTTTTATTAGCACCGCTGTTCATTATGGCTATTTGTATTTTGGGGACGTATTTATTTTTTAAGCATACAATTTATTTGGTTGTTTATTTACTGGGAAAAGATAAATCCAATTATTATCGAAATTTAAACATGCTGGCACTAGGAAATACGAAAATTCATATCCGTAGAGGGAGTAATACCTTGTCTTCTGTTACTGTTTTCATTGCGATTGCATTGGGAATGATAGGTGGAGCAGCATCGGCCTATACGATTGGAATGAATTCAGTCAATGTGACAGCACCAACAGATTTTATTGTGGCTGAGGACAGCTTTAAAAAAGTAGAGCAAATAATTAAAAAGGAACCGGATACAACTATCGATTCGGTAGTTAAATTAAGATATAAGTTGACGGGCAGTCAATTTCATCTTAAAATTGGACAGGAACAAAATCAACCTACGCTAAGTCCAATCAATTTATTGGCGCTATCAAATTATCGTGAATTTCAAAAAATAAATCCTTATTTAAAAAATCTTGAGCTAAAAAACAAGAATGATATAGTTATTTTAGATAGTATCCAGAATGTGTTAGGCGGCTTTGTTCGTTATGATTCCAAGTTTCGTATTCAAGGTGGCTTAACTTTTCATGTATCTGAAATACGATCCGATTATTTGGGTCAAGATTTATTGCGTTATACTTTTCCAACAGTAATTATTTCTGATGAACAGTTTCAAAAAATAAACACAGGTCTTGATTACACGTTAATGGCTTTTAATGTTAATACAAAAGATGAAGAGTCACTAGCAAATACATTAGCTGATGCAGTGAAACCGCAATGGATATCACCTGTGTATTATGATTATAAACTGATCAATAATCAAATAGAAGGCTACACAACGAAGACAACTCAACAAGTTGATGATAAAAATTCTGATGAGTTTAAAGAAAATAACGAACAAGAATTTTGGCAGCTAAATTATACGAATCGTTTTTCGGAATCACGATATCAACGAAGAGCAATGGGCGTCTTTATTTACGTTGCCATGTTCTTGGGTATTTTAGCATTGATTATTACTGGAAGTATCTTGATGTTACAACAGTTTTCAGAAGCTGAAAGAGAGAAAGAAAGTTATGATTTGTTAAAGAAAATCGGTATTCCTAAAAAAGAAATCACCAAACTTGTTTATCAGCAAAATAGTATCATTTTCTTCCCACCGATGATTATTGGTGTTTTACATGCAACTTTTGCAGTGTATGTATTTAGCAAAATTATTACAAGTTCTGGCTATTGGTTGGCATATCTTGCTTGCGGGATCTTGATTTTAATTTATTTAGCTTATTATTTTTTAACATCAGCGATTTATTCTCGAATTATTCATGGGAAAGATCGGTAA